Proteins encoded within one genomic window of Paraglaciecola psychrophila 170:
- a CDS encoding methyl-accepting chemotaxis protein, whose translation MDSTNVLSMGAVLLKKSSELAKKGVEQEANELFQGSAAIEEMTATISEVANNTTKTSAKVESLHIDCKSATDSMSQTMQQVSKLADDVSASATAASELAKEAEQISVVMQKIQGIAD comes from the coding sequence ATGGATAGCACTAACGTACTTTCTATGGGTGCTGTCTTATTAAAAAAATCGTCTGAACTTGCTAAAAAAGGTGTCGAGCAAGAAGCCAATGAATTATTTCAAGGCTCTGCGGCAATAGAAGAGATGACAGCAACTATTTCTGAGGTGGCTAACAACACTACGAAAACGTCGGCAAAAGTTGAGTCGTTGCATATAGACTGCAAATCAGCAACTGATTCTATGTCTCAAACAATGCAACAAGTCTCCAAGTTAGCTGATGATGTATCTGCATCAGCGACTGCTGCCAGTGAACTAGCTAAAGAAGCAGAGCAAATTAGTGTGGTTATGCAAAAGATTCAAGGTATTGCTGACTAA
- a CDS encoding PAS domain-containing protein: MTDTAGVITYANEAFCRVAGYFQQELLGKNHNVVRHPDMPKAAFADMWGKLKNKQAWQGAVKNRCNDGKYYWVDAFVTHVYEKGTLTGYQSLRTVLCSRLS, from the coding sequence GTGACAGATACAGCGGGTGTAATTACCTATGCTAATGAAGCATTTTGTCGAGTAGCAGGATATTTCCAGCAAGAACTCTTAGGTAAAAATCATAATGTCGTAAGACATCCTGATATGCCCAAAGCGGCCTTTGCTGATATGTGGGGAAAGTTGAAGAATAAACAAGCTTGGCAAGGTGCAGTTAAAAACCGTTGTAACGATGGAAAGTATTATTGGGTAGATGCATTTGTAACCCATGTTTATGAAAAAGGCACATTGACTGGTTATCAATCTTTACGCACAGTGTTGTGCAGCCGATTATCGTAA
- the typA gene encoding translational GTPase TypA: MSSSNTSIEYLRNIAIIAHVDHGKTTLVDKLLQQSGTLESRGVAEERVMDSNDIEKERGITILAKNTAIKWNEYRINIVDTPGHADFGGEVERVMSMADSVLLLVDAQEGPMPQTRFVTQKAFAQGLKPIVVINKIDKPGARPSWVIDQVFDLFDNLGATDDQLDFQVVYASAINGWATNDLDVPSDNMTPLFETIIKHVKPPVADINGPLQMQMSQLDYNSYVGVIGIGRITRGSVRPNQQVSVIGVDGKTRNGRIGQVQGYLGLQRLEVDSGDAGDIVAITGLGELKISDTVCDPSAVVALPPLSVDEPTVTMTFQVNNSPFCGKEGKYVTSRNIHERLQTELIHNVALKVEETQDPDKFRVSGRGELHLGILIENMRREGYELAVSRPEVILKQVDGVTHEPFETVTIDVEEKHQGSIMEQIGLRKGELTNMTPDGKGRVRMDFMIPSRGLIGFQTDFMTMTSGSGLIYHTFDHYGPHKGGVIGKRKSGVLIANATGKALTNALFNLQSRGRLFIGHGVEVYEGMVIGIHARENDLTVNALKGKQLTNVRASGTDEAQSLVPPIIMSLEQALEFIDNDELVEVTPLSTRIRKKLLTENLRKQAGRPTKS; this comes from the coding sequence ATGAGTTCATCAAACACCTCAATCGAATATTTGAGGAATATAGCTATTATAGCCCACGTTGACCACGGTAAAACCACCCTAGTTGATAAGTTACTACAACAGTCTGGCACTTTAGAGAGCCGCGGCGTAGCCGAAGAACGTGTGATGGACTCAAACGATATTGAAAAGGAGCGTGGCATTACCATTCTTGCGAAAAACACCGCTATTAAATGGAATGAATACCGCATAAATATAGTAGACACTCCTGGACACGCCGATTTCGGTGGTGAAGTGGAGCGTGTGATGTCTATGGCCGATTCAGTATTGTTATTGGTAGATGCACAAGAAGGCCCTATGCCACAAACGCGTTTTGTAACACAAAAAGCTTTTGCACAAGGTCTCAAGCCGATTGTTGTTATTAACAAAATTGATAAGCCTGGTGCTCGTCCGAGTTGGGTAATAGATCAGGTATTTGATTTGTTCGACAACTTAGGTGCAACTGACGACCAATTAGATTTTCAAGTGGTATACGCATCAGCCATAAATGGGTGGGCTACCAACGATTTAGATGTGCCTAGCGATAACATGACGCCTTTGTTTGAAACTATCATCAAACATGTTAAACCACCTGTTGCCGATATCAACGGCCCATTACAAATGCAAATGTCGCAATTGGATTACAACTCCTATGTGGGTGTAATTGGTATAGGGCGTATTACACGTGGTTCGGTTAGGCCTAACCAACAAGTCAGTGTTATTGGTGTTGATGGCAAGACCCGCAACGGAAGAATCGGGCAGGTTCAAGGCTATTTAGGGCTTCAGCGCCTCGAAGTAGATTCTGGTGACGCGGGTGACATTGTTGCTATAACAGGTTTAGGTGAGCTTAAAATCTCCGATACCGTGTGCGATCCAAGTGCAGTTGTGGCATTGCCGCCTCTTTCAGTTGATGAACCAACAGTGACCATGACTTTTCAAGTCAATAATTCACCGTTCTGTGGTAAAGAAGGTAAATACGTCACATCACGTAATATCCATGAACGTTTGCAAACTGAATTGATCCACAACGTGGCGCTTAAAGTGGAAGAAACCCAAGATCCGGACAAGTTCCGCGTATCAGGTCGTGGTGAACTTCACTTGGGTATATTGATTGAAAACATGCGTCGTGAAGGCTACGAATTAGCGGTTTCTCGTCCGGAAGTAATTTTGAAACAAGTGGATGGTGTGACCCACGAACCTTTCGAAACAGTGACTATAGATGTGGAAGAAAAACATCAAGGTTCCATTATGGAACAAATTGGTTTACGCAAAGGTGAGTTAACCAATATGACACCCGATGGTAAAGGTCGTGTTCGTATGGACTTCATGATCCCTAGCCGTGGTTTGATTGGTTTCCAAACTGACTTTATGACCATGACGTCAGGTTCTGGTTTGATTTACCACACCTTTGATCATTACGGCCCCCATAAAGGCGGCGTAATCGGTAAGCGTAAGAGTGGCGTATTAATTGCCAACGCAACCGGTAAAGCACTAACTAACGCATTGTTTAACTTACAAAGTCGCGGACGGTTATTTATCGGTCACGGTGTTGAAGTTTACGAAGGCATGGTAATTGGTATTCATGCTCGTGAAAATGACCTGACGGTGAACGCCCTTAAAGGTAAGCAGCTAACTAACGTTCGTGCATCAGGAACCGACGAAGCGCAAAGTTTAGTACCACCGATTATCATGTCGCTAGAACAAGCGCTTGAGTTCATCGACAATGATGAATTGGTTGAAGTGACACCTTTAAGCACACGAATTCGTAAGAAGTTGTTGACTGAAAACTTGCGAAAGCAAGCTGGGCGACCAACTAAGAGCTGA
- the typA gene encoding translational GTPase TypA, with the protein MSSSNTSIQNLRNIAIIAHVDHGKTTLVDKLLQQSGTLEASRGEAEERVMDSNDIEKERGITILAKNTAIKWNEYRINIVDTPGHADFGGEVERVMSMADSVLLLVDAQEGPMPQTRFVTQKAFAQGLKPIVVINKIDKPGARPDWVIDQVFDLFDNLGATDDQLDFQVVYASAINGWATNDLDVPSDNMTPLFETIIKHVKPPVADINGPLQMQISQLDHNSYVGVIGIGRITSGSVKTNQAVTVIGADGKTRNGKIGQVQGYLGLQRLEVESGDAGDIVAITGVGELKISDTVCDPSAVVALPPLSVDEPTVTMTFQVNNSPFAGQEGKFVTSRNILERLQHELIHNVALKVEEIPTDPDKFRVSGRGELHLGILIENMRREGYELAVSRPEVILKQVDGVTHEPYESVTIDVEEQHQGSIMEQLGTRKGELTNMAPDGKGRIRMDFMIPSRGLIGFQTDFMTMTSGSGLMYHTFDHYGPHKGGIIGQRKSGVLIANATGKALTNALFNLQSRGRLFIGHGLEVYEGMVIGIHARENDLTVNALKGKQLTNVRSSGTDEAQSLVPPIVMSLEQALEFIDNDELVEVTPISTRIRKKLLTENLRKQAGRPAKG; encoded by the coding sequence ATGAGTTCATCAAACACCTCAATTCAAAATTTGAGGAACATAGCCATTATAGCCCACGTTGACCACGGCAAAACCACCCTAGTTGATAAGTTATTACAACAGTCTGGCACATTAGAAGCTAGCCGCGGCGAAGCCGAAGAACGTGTGATGGACTCAAACGACATCGAAAAAGAGCGTGGTATTACCATTCTTGCGAAAAACACTGCTATCAAGTGGAACGAATACCGCATCAACATAGTTGACACTCCTGGTCACGCCGATTTCGGTGGTGAAGTAGAGCGTGTTATGTCCATGGCCGATTCAGTATTGTTGTTAGTAGATGCGCAAGAAGGCCCGATGCCACAAACCCGTTTTGTTACACAAAAAGCGTTTGCTCAAGGTTTGAAGCCAATCGTTGTTATCAACAAAATTGATAAGCCAGGCGCACGTCCTGATTGGGTAATAGATCAAGTATTTGATTTATTCGATAACTTAGGCGCGACTGACGATCAGCTAGATTTTCAAGTGGTTTACGCATCAGCCATAAATGGTTGGGCTACCAACGATTTAGATGTGCCTAGCGATAACATGACGCCTTTGTTTGAAACTATCATCAAACATGTAAAGCCACCCGTTGCCGATATCAATGGCCCATTACAAATGCAAATATCGCAATTGGATCACAACTCTTATGTGGGTGTAATAGGTATAGGGCGTATTACTAGTGGTTCGGTTAAGACTAACCAAGCAGTCACTGTTATTGGCGCAGATGGTAAAACTCGTAACGGTAAAATTGGTCAGGTGCAAGGCTATTTAGGGCTACAGCGCCTCGAAGTGGAATCTGGTGATGCAGGTGATATTGTTGCCATAACAGGTGTGGGCGAACTTAAAATCTCAGATACTGTTTGTGATCCAAGTGCAGTTGTCGCCTTACCGCCTCTTTCTGTGGATGAACCTACAGTCACCATGACATTCCAAGTCAATAACTCTCCTTTTGCTGGCCAAGAAGGTAAATTCGTGACTTCACGTAATATTCTTGAGCGTTTGCAACACGAGTTAATCCACAACGTGGCACTTAAAGTGGAAGAAATACCAACTGATCCGGATAAATTCCGCGTATCTGGTCGTGGTGAACTTCACTTAGGTATATTGATTGAAAACATGCGCCGTGAAGGTTACGAGTTAGCTGTTTCGCGTCCAGAAGTTATTTTGAAACAAGTTGATGGCGTGACTCACGAACCTTACGAATCGGTTACTATTGATGTTGAAGAGCAACATCAAGGTTCTATCATGGAACAGCTAGGAACACGTAAAGGTGAGCTAACCAACATGGCTCCAGATGGTAAAGGTCGTATCCGTATGGATTTCATGATCCCTAGTCGTGGTTTGATTGGTTTCCAAACTGACTTTATGACCATGACATCAGGCTCTGGTTTGATGTACCACACGTTCGATCATTACGGACCCCATAAAGGCGGCATAATCGGTCAGCGTAAAAGTGGTGTATTGATTGCCAACGCAACAGGCAAAGCATTGACTAACGCATTGTTTAACTTGCAAAGCCGCGGACGTTTATTTATCGGTCACGGTCTTGAAGTATACGAAGGAATGGTGATTGGTATTCACGCTCGTGAAAATGACCTGACTGTTAACGCCCTCAAAGGTAAGCAGTTAACTAACGTACGTTCATCAGGTACCGACGAAGCGCAAAGCTTAGTGCCACCGATTGTTATGTCGTTAGAGCAAGCACTTGAGTTCATTGACAATGATGAATTGGTCGAAGTGACACCTATCAGCACGCGTATTCGTAAGAAGTTGTTGACTGAGAACTTGCGTAAGCAAGCTGGACGACCTGCTAAAGGGTAA
- the glnA gene encoding glutamate--ammonia ligase: MSAQKALDLIKETEAKFVDLRFTDTKGKEQHVSIPTHQVTEDFFEEGKMFDGSSILGWKGINESDMILMPDGETAVLDPFAEETQINIRCDILEPMTMQGYDRDPRSIARRAEEYLKSTGIGDKVLVGPEPEFFLFDDVRFHTDMAGSFFKIDSSEAKWNSGSEFEEGNMAHRPGVKGGYFPVPPVDSAHDTRAAMCMVMEEMGLTVEAHHHEVATAGQNEIACLFNTLVKKADEVQIYKYVVHNVAHAYGQTATFMPKPIVGDNGSGMHVHISISKEGKNVFAGDKYAGMSEEALFYIGGIIKHARAINAFTNASTNSYKRLVPGFEAPVMLAYSARNRSASIRIPFVTSERARRIEVRFPDPTGNPYLAFTALLMAGLDGIKNKIHPGDSMDKDLYDLPPEEAAAIPQVCSSLEQALEALNNDREFLTVGGVMTDDSIDAYIALKSEEVQLLNMSTHPVEFDMYYSV, from the coding sequence ATGTCAGCACAAAAGGCCTTAGACCTTATTAAAGAAACCGAAGCTAAATTTGTTGATTTACGCTTTACTGATACAAAAGGCAAGGAACAACATGTTTCTATCCCTACTCATCAAGTGACTGAAGACTTCTTCGAAGAAGGCAAAATGTTTGACGGTTCTTCTATCCTAGGTTGGAAGGGTATTAACGAATCAGACATGATCTTGATGCCTGATGGCGAAACGGCTGTACTTGACCCATTTGCTGAAGAAACTCAAATTAATATTCGTTGTGATATTTTAGAACCAATGACCATGCAGGGCTATGACCGTGATCCTCGTTCTATTGCTCGTCGCGCAGAAGAATATTTGAAGTCAACAGGTATTGGCGACAAAGTGTTAGTCGGACCTGAGCCAGAATTTTTCTTGTTTGACGATGTTCGTTTCCATACCGATATGGCTGGTTCTTTCTTCAAAATTGATTCTAGTGAAGCCAAGTGGAATTCAGGCTCTGAGTTTGAAGAAGGTAATATGGCCCACCGTCCTGGTGTTAAAGGTGGTTATTTCCCAGTTCCTCCAGTCGATTCGGCTCACGATACACGCGCAGCTATGTGTATGGTTATGGAAGAAATGGGCTTAACTGTTGAAGCGCATCACCATGAAGTAGCGACCGCCGGTCAAAACGAAATTGCATGCCTTTTCAATACATTGGTTAAAAAAGCTGATGAAGTTCAAATCTATAAGTATGTTGTACATAATGTTGCTCATGCTTACGGACAAACAGCTACCTTTATGCCAAAGCCTATTGTGGGTGATAATGGTTCTGGTATGCATGTTCACATATCAATTTCTAAGGAAGGCAAAAATGTCTTTGCTGGAGACAAATATGCTGGCATGTCTGAAGAAGCTTTATTCTATATTGGCGGTATCATTAAACATGCTCGCGCAATTAACGCTTTCACTAACGCATCGACGAACTCCTACAAACGTTTAGTACCTGGTTTCGAAGCACCTGTTATGTTGGCATATTCTGCACGTAACCGTTCTGCTTCTATTCGTATTCCTTTTGTGACTAGCGAGAGAGCTCGTCGAATCGAAGTACGTTTCCCAGACCCAACAGGTAACCCTTATCTAGCTTTCACTGCATTGTTGATGGCCGGTCTTGACGGGATCAAAAACAAGATTCATCCTGGTGATTCAATGGACAAAGATTTGTATGACTTGCCCCCTGAAGAAGCTGCGGCAATCCCACAAGTATGTAGTTCACTTGAGCAAGCGTTGGAAGCCCTTAATAACGACCGTGAGTTCTTAACTGTCGGTGGTGTTATGACTGACGACTCGATTGATGCTTACATAGCACTTAAGAGTGAAGAAGTGCAATTACTAAACATGTCAACTCATCCAGTTGAGTTTGATATGTATTACAGCGTTTAA
- a CDS encoding DUF4124 domain-containing protein produces MRIFYTFCLLLLCLGVSAQVVYKTVKTDGSVVYSDVRSDGAVAVNLSSMNTVVVPALNNATSQKIGRINPAKTPRPEVQYIVSIRSPDAEQTLRDNSGAVMIDAEVLPKRSGKYQLIIDNQVVKTQSNRKFQLENINRGAHTIQVNFLDNSGKILASSKPQTFYLQKASALINVN; encoded by the coding sequence GTGCGGATATTTTATACTTTTTGTTTATTATTATTGTGCCTTGGTGTGTCTGCACAGGTGGTATATAAAACGGTAAAGACTGATGGCAGTGTGGTTTATAGTGATGTGCGAAGCGATGGTGCTGTAGCCGTTAATCTATCTTCAATGAATACTGTCGTTGTTCCTGCTCTCAATAATGCTACGAGCCAAAAAATCGGCCGAATTAATCCAGCGAAAACCCCCAGACCTGAAGTGCAATATATCGTGTCCATTCGTTCGCCAGATGCCGAACAAACATTGCGTGATAATTCTGGTGCGGTAATGATTGATGCAGAAGTGTTACCAAAAAGATCGGGTAAGTATCAATTAATCATTGATAATCAGGTAGTTAAAACTCAGTCAAACAGAAAGTTTCAATTAGAAAATATAAATCGTGGTGCCCATACCATTCAAGTTAATTTTCTCGACAACTCAGGCAAGATCCTTGCATCGTCTAAGCCGCAGACCTTTTATCTGCAAAAAGCTTCTGCTCTGATCAATGTTAACTAG
- the glnL gene encoding nitrogen regulation protein NR(II), translating into MSESITTEYLLENLSTAVLVLDDSMIVQYANHAAQAVFERSLNLLIGCSFNHFIASSSLDFLRFQNSMQFGEVYSDSEVTFKFIDGRHTQADVSVTSILENQDKRLLVEIRLVEQQKKISQENHQWAQQQAARELVRGLAHEIKNPLGGIRGAAQLLAKQLTSDELKEFTEVIIEQSDRLTNLVDRLLGPNSRPNFDWHNVHQVLEKVCTLVRLDPSHNIEITRDYDPSIPDIYLDQDMMQQATLNVVRNSVQVLSEHQEIAGEIKIITRIERQVIIHGACFPLCVKIQIIDNGPGIPTELKNTLFYPMVTSKKEGSGLGLSISQTLIGHHRGKIEVDSWPGRTEFTLYLPIDKKDPQT; encoded by the coding sequence ATGTCTGAATCTATTACTACTGAATACTTATTAGAAAACCTATCGACTGCTGTTCTCGTGTTAGATGACAGCATGATAGTGCAATATGCTAATCACGCTGCTCAAGCCGTATTTGAACGCAGTTTGAACTTACTGATTGGTTGTTCGTTTAATCATTTTATTGCATCTTCGAGCCTTGATTTTCTGCGTTTCCAAAATTCTATGCAATTTGGTGAAGTTTACTCTGACAGTGAAGTCACCTTCAAATTTATAGATGGTCGACATACCCAAGCTGATGTTTCTGTTACCAGCATACTTGAAAACCAAGATAAACGATTATTAGTTGAAATTAGACTAGTAGAACAGCAAAAAAAGATCAGCCAAGAAAATCATCAATGGGCGCAACAGCAGGCTGCCCGTGAATTGGTGCGCGGTTTAGCACATGAAATTAAAAACCCACTAGGTGGCATTAGAGGAGCAGCGCAACTCCTAGCTAAACAGCTAACCAGTGATGAATTAAAAGAGTTTACTGAAGTTATTATTGAACAATCCGACAGGCTTACCAATTTAGTGGATCGCTTATTAGGGCCAAATTCACGGCCTAATTTTGATTGGCACAACGTGCATCAAGTACTCGAAAAAGTATGTACTTTGGTGCGGCTTGACCCTAGCCATAATATTGAGATAACAAGGGATTATGACCCGAGCATACCTGATATATATCTTGATCAAGATATGATGCAGCAAGCCACATTAAATGTAGTTCGCAATAGTGTGCAAGTGCTGTCTGAACACCAAGAAATAGCAGGTGAGATCAAAATCATCACCAGAATTGAACGCCAAGTGATAATTCATGGCGCGTGTTTCCCGCTATGCGTAAAAATTCAGATTATTGATAATGGTCCAGGCATACCAACCGAACTTAAAAACACGCTATTTTACCCTATGGTTACCAGTAAAAAAGAAGGCAGCGGTTTGGGTTTATCTATATCTCAAACCTTGATCGGCCACCACAGAGGAAAAATTGAAGTAGATAGTTGGCCTGGCAGAACAGAATTTACGTTGTATTTACCCATTGATAAAAAGGATCCCCAGACATGA
- the glnG gene encoding nitrogen regulation protein NR(I): MSTEPVWIVDDDSSIRWVLQKALQAANIPCFSFENPEDLLLQLETAQPPEVIVSDIRMPQMDGMVLLGEVHKRYKNIPVIIMTAHSDLDSAVNAYQSGAFEYLPKPFDIDEAVNLVRRALTHAREQSSKNQPPELVKATEIIGEAPAMQEVFRAVGRLSRSSISVLINGQSGTGKELVAHALHRHSPRSENTFIALNMAAIPADLIESELFGHEKGAFTGAQAARQGRFEQANGGTLFLDEIGDMPIDVQTRLLRVLADRQFYRVGGHNPVTVDVRIIAATHQNLEQRVSEGKFREDLYHRLNVIRIHIPTLSERREDIPILAAHFLQKAAAELAVEVKSLSKETKQILSNLPWPGNVRQLENMCRWLTVMASGQEVLPHDLPPEIHQQPVSIVNPAQSGDWQTLLASWADNQLQSGHNNILDDAIMSFERILLERALHYTHGHKQDAAKRLGWGRNTLTRKLKELDM, encoded by the coding sequence ATGAGTACAGAACCCGTATGGATAGTCGATGATGACAGCTCGATTCGCTGGGTATTACAAAAAGCGTTACAGGCGGCAAATATCCCTTGTTTCAGTTTTGAAAACCCCGAAGATTTATTGTTGCAATTAGAAACAGCACAACCGCCTGAAGTGATAGTGTCGGATATTCGCATGCCCCAGATGGATGGTATGGTTTTATTAGGCGAAGTGCACAAGCGGTATAAAAACATCCCTGTCATCATTATGACCGCCCATTCTGATTTAGACAGTGCAGTGAATGCCTATCAAAGTGGTGCATTTGAATACTTACCCAAACCTTTTGACATCGATGAAGCAGTGAATTTGGTGCGACGGGCGTTAACCCATGCACGTGAGCAGTCTAGCAAAAACCAACCGCCCGAACTGGTCAAAGCTACCGAAATTATTGGTGAAGCGCCTGCTATGCAAGAAGTGTTTAGAGCCGTGGGGCGTTTATCTCGTTCTAGCATTAGTGTATTGATTAATGGTCAATCAGGCACCGGTAAAGAGTTGGTGGCTCATGCATTACATCGCCATAGCCCACGTTCAGAAAATACTTTTATTGCGTTGAACATGGCGGCCATACCCGCCGACCTGATTGAATCTGAATTGTTTGGTCACGAAAAAGGCGCGTTTACTGGAGCACAAGCAGCAAGACAAGGGCGTTTTGAACAAGCTAATGGTGGTACATTATTTTTAGATGAAATAGGCGATATGCCCATAGACGTGCAAACCAGATTGTTACGCGTTTTAGCAGACAGGCAATTCTACCGTGTGGGTGGCCATAACCCCGTTACAGTAGATGTACGTATTATTGCTGCAACTCATCAAAATTTGGAACAACGTGTATCTGAAGGTAAGTTTCGCGAAGATTTATATCACAGATTAAATGTCATACGTATTCATATTCCAACGCTCAGTGAAAGGCGTGAAGATATTCCCATTTTGGCAGCGCACTTTTTGCAAAAAGCGGCGGCAGAGCTAGCTGTTGAGGTTAAATCCCTTAGTAAAGAGACGAAACAAATTCTATCCAACTTACCGTGGCCAGGAAATGTGCGTCAGCTTGAAAATATGTGTCGTTGGTTAACGGTAATGGCCAGTGGTCAAGAAGTTCTGCCTCACGACCTACCGCCAGAAATACACCAACAACCAGTCTCAATTGTCAATCCTGCGCAATCTGGTGATTGGCAAACACTTTTAGCCAGTTGGGCTGATAACCAATTGCAATCTGGTCATAATAATATTCTCGACGATGCGATTATGAGCTTTGAAAGGATTTTGTTAGAAAGGGCATTACATTATACTCATGGCCATAAACAAGATGCGGCTAAACGTTTGGGGTGGGGTAGAAATACACTGACACGTAAACTTAAAGAGTTAGATATGTAG
- a CDS encoding HD domain-containing phosphohydrolase, translating into MQMFKHEDLDEDILTDLLEEINELYEASEQTLIELELKPEDNELQRSLFRSIHTIKGDLGLVNFSPLIPLLQYAEDLLDYLRKGQIQYTSNMSDLVLLIMDKVKVFVQSCIQTGQAEYDKATFERLVEAIKHITPENGNAHEQLLAKAVLILDPSLDLGNEADSGETTTASASLSIATIGIPKSITNEEREDLMFFRELMKPIEKRSKYWDGRGDRIAKLAGYINKVAGSPVDEVQLAVACYMHDFGMAFMPIAVLHKQEKLEELEFNLMRSHVYKSARLLENLNQWNEARKIVMQHHERIDGSGYPLGIKENDICEGAKLLAILDTFDAITHARAHESHLQRPKKKAVIEINRISKGQFSTKWMQAFNSGMASLLTNERAK; encoded by the coding sequence ATGCAAATGTTTAAACATGAAGATCTCGACGAAGATATTCTCACCGACCTATTGGAAGAAATAAACGAACTTTATGAAGCCAGCGAACAAACCTTAATTGAATTGGAGTTAAAGCCAGAAGATAACGAATTACAACGTTCATTATTTCGCTCAATTCACACCATTAAAGGTGACTTAGGCCTAGTTAACTTTTCACCCCTCATCCCACTTTTGCAATACGCCGAAGACCTTCTTGATTACTTACGTAAAGGGCAAATTCAATACACCAGTAATATGAGTGACTTGGTTTTATTGATCATGGATAAAGTTAAAGTATTCGTGCAAAGCTGTATTCAAACTGGGCAAGCTGAATATGACAAGGCGACGTTTGAGCGGCTTGTTGAGGCTATCAAACATATTACGCCTGAAAATGGTAATGCTCATGAACAATTGTTAGCCAAAGCAGTTTTGATATTAGATCCTAGTCTTGACCTAGGTAATGAAGCAGATTCGGGCGAAACAACTACTGCTAGTGCGTCTCTTAGCATAGCAACAATAGGCATACCCAAATCTATTACTAACGAAGAACGTGAAGATCTGATGTTTTTTAGAGAATTAATGAAACCCATAGAAAAACGTTCGAAATACTGGGACGGAAGAGGTGACCGCATTGCCAAACTAGCTGGCTACATTAATAAAGTTGCTGGTTCGCCAGTCGATGAAGTGCAACTTGCTGTTGCCTGTTACATGCATGATTTTGGCATGGCTTTTATGCCTATTGCAGTGCTGCATAAACAAGAAAAACTTGAAGAATTAGAGTTTAACCTGATGCGTTCACATGTATATAAAAGCGCGCGCTTACTAGAAAATCTCAATCAATGGAACGAGGCCCGTAAAATCGTGATGCAACATCACGAGCGAATTGACGGCAGCGGTTACCCCCTGGGTATTAAAGAAAATGACATTTGCGAAGGTGCAAAATTATTAGCTATATTGGACACCTTTGACGCCATCACCCATGCCCGAGCACATGAGAGCCATTTGCAGCGCCCTAAGAAAAAAGCGGTCATCGAAATCAACCGCATCTCTAAAGGCCAATTTTCAACTAAATGGATGCAGGCTTTTAACAGCGGAATGGCTTCGTTGTTAACGAATGAACGAGCTAAATAA
- a CDS encoding 1-acylglycerol-3-phosphate O-acyltransferase, whose translation MLALLRIVAIFFYFLLINLVLVLICLVRPFHRDNVHACGALYSSVSVLFGLKIEIRVPDSVKQGGPYVYIANHQNSYDLLTICGATQKGTVTVGKKSLVWIPVVGQIYWLTGNIMIDRNNSGRAHDTLQSTVQKIQKKRLSVWFFPEGTRSYGRGLLPFKTGAFRIAKATNEPIVTITASRLYDKIKLNRWDNGTLLIELSEPEFMDENKSLKQNAEYFHQKMQQQIKKVDAEVDNKIG comes from the coding sequence TTGTTAGCGCTTTTACGCATAGTTGCGATATTCTTTTATTTTTTGCTGATCAACCTTGTACTCGTATTGATTTGTTTAGTGCGGCCTTTTCATCGGGATAACGTACATGCTTGCGGTGCTTTGTATAGTTCTGTTTCTGTTCTGTTCGGATTAAAAATAGAAATCCGGGTACCAGACAGTGTTAAACAAGGTGGACCATATGTGTATATCGCGAATCATCAAAATAGCTATGATTTACTGACTATTTGCGGTGCTACTCAAAAAGGTACAGTAACAGTCGGGAAAAAAAGTCTCGTATGGATACCTGTGGTTGGCCAGATATATTGGTTAACAGGTAACATTATGATTGACCGAAATAATTCAGGTCGCGCCCATGATACCTTGCAAAGTACAGTACAGAAAATTCAAAAAAAGCGTTTGTCGGTGTGGTTTTTCCCTGAGGGAACGCGCAGTTATGGTCGCGGATTGTTGCCTTTTAAAACAGGTGCTTTTCGTATAGCCAAAGCCACCAACGAACCCATAGTGACAATTACTGCCAGCCGATTATATGATAAAATAAAATTAAATCGATGGGACAATGGCACGTTATTAATCGAACTGTCAGAGCCGGAGTTTATGGATGAAAATAAATCTTTAAAACAAAATGCTGAATATTTCCATCAGAAAATGCAACAACAGATTAAAAAAGTAGACGCAGAAGTAGATAATAAAATCGGGTAA